A window of Primulina tabacum isolate GXHZ01 chromosome 4, ASM2559414v2, whole genome shotgun sequence contains these coding sequences:
- the LOC142541626 gene encoding uncharacterized protein LOC142541626, whose product MELGSFHDNSQATFSLTDEDHTLANTLRFSLNQDPRVSFCGYSIPHPSDARVNIRVQTTGDSAREVLKDSCQDLMLMCGHVRSTFDQAITEFKNNKGLKSMKIEQ is encoded by the exons ATGGAGCTCGGGTCATTCCATGATAATTCACAAGCGACATTTTCGTTGACTGATGAGGATCATACTCTAGCGAATACTCTGAGATTTAGTCTAAATCAAGA CCCCAGAGTTTCATTTTGTGGTTACAGCATTCCACACCCTTCTGATGCTCGTGTAAACATTAGGGTGCAAACAACCG GTGATTCGGCGCGAGAGGTACTcaaagattcttgccaggatCTGATGCTAATGTGCGGACATGTTAGAAGCACTTTTGATCAGGCTATTACGGAGTTCAAGAATAACAAAGGTCTTAAATCCATGAAAATCGAACAGTAA